In Deltaproteobacteria bacterium, the DNA window CGAGGGCGGCCTTGATCACTAGAGGGATAACCGAAATCCAGCGTTTGGGCAGAAGGCTTGGAGCCGACTCAAAAACCTTTATGGGGCTGGCCGGCATAGGCGACTTGGTCCTGACCTGCACGGGAACGTTGAGCCGTAACTGGAGCCTGGGCCACAAGTTGGGACAGGGGATGAAGCTTGACACTATCCTGTCCGAGACGCGCACGGTGGCCGAAGGTGTGAAGACCACAAAATCGGTTCATAATCTATCTCGGAAGATAGGAGTCGAAATGCCCATTGCAGAGCAGATCTATCGCATATTGTACGAAGACCTTGACCCAAAAGAGGCGCTTCGCATCCTTATGAGCAGGGATCTCAGACAAGAGCACGATGAAGAATGACTAATGTCTGAGGGAAAGAAGCCACACAAAGGCGAAGGCCATCGAGACCGCCTAAGAGCAAAATTTTTGACTTCCGGGCTTGATGGCTTCCATGATTACGAAGTCATCGAACTGCTCCTTACCCTGGCCACACCCAGAAAGGACTGTAAGGAGCAGGCTAAAGCCGTCTTGAAGCGCTTTAAGACTCTTCAAGGGGTCATTGAAGCGCCGTCTGGAGATCTCCAGGAGATAGAGGGCATTGGGCCGAAAAACGTATTCGGTATCAAGTTCGTAAGCGCGGTTGCAGAGCGATACCTGAAAAAAAAGGTCATCAAGAAAGACCCAATCCGATCGTCCAGTGAGCTTTTCAAATATCTTTACCACACCCTGCGTGACAAGAACCGCGAGATCTTCAAAGTCGTCTTTCTTGACGCCCAGAACCGGATCATAGCCATAGAAACCCTTTTTGAGGGTACCCTCACGGCGAGCAGTGTCTATCCAAGGGAGGTCGTTCAAGCCGCCCTGAGACACCATGCGGCAGGCCTCTTTCTGGTCCACAACCACCCTTCAGGGGAGCCCAGACCATCCAGGGAAGACAAACTCATCACCCAAGAGCTGATCCACGCCTGCCGGGTCATGGGGATCACGGTCCATGAGCACCTCATTATCGGGGACAACACCTATTTCAGTTTTGCAGATCACGGTCACATCGCTGAGATGAACCGTGAATATGAGGCGGTGCATAGACAAGGGCGGGAACGGGGACGTTGTTGACTAAGTTGAATAAGGGGGATAAGCGCAGGGTGAATAGCGGACGATGGGAGGCGAGTTATGCCGAGGCAAGCCAGACTTGATGCACCTGGAACGTTACATCATGTCATTGTTAGAGAGATACGAAAGCGTCCGCCTGTAGGCGGATTGATGACCAATTCCGCCCACTACCAAACATAGTTCAACGTCTCCCAAGATGGCTAATTCAACTTAGCCAACAACGTCCCCTCGCGTCCTGTCAATTCGCAAACACCACGTAGCAGCGGGAATTGTGCCGAGATTCTGCCGCTGTATTATTTGCAGGAATTTTTCAATGGTTAAAGCTTATCCCTGTGTTATTTAGAAATGAGAGGACCGGCGAAGCTGGTTTAAGTGCTTGAGATTTATCGACATTCTGAATATGAAAATTTCCGTCTTTGGAGAGCTTGCTCAAGATTCGAGGCGCAGGGGGAAGATTCATAAAGCTCCTTTGTTAAGAACCCACTTCTCAAGCATCTCAAATACCAACTCTCTTTTGACCGGCTTTGAAATATAATCATCCATGCCCCCTTGGAGACACCTTTCCCGGTCACCCTTCATTGCATGGGCGGTCATGGCAACGATTGGGATTTTGTCAAATCCGTTG includes these proteins:
- the radC gene encoding DNA repair protein RadC, whose translation is MSEGKKPHKGEGHRDRLRAKFLTSGLDGFHDYEVIELLLTLATPRKDCKEQAKAVLKRFKTLQGVIEAPSGDLQEIEGIGPKNVFGIKFVSAVAERYLKKKVIKKDPIRSSSELFKYLYHTLRDKNREIFKVVFLDAQNRIIAIETLFEGTLTASSVYPREVVQAALRHHAAGLFLVHNHPSGEPRPSREDKLITQELIHACRVMGITVHEHLIIGDNTYFSFADHGHIAEMNREYEAVHRQGRERGRC